Genomic window (Phoenix dactylifera cultivar Barhee BC4 unplaced genomic scaffold, palm_55x_up_171113_PBpolish2nd_filt_p 000294F, whole genome shotgun sequence):
TTGGGCCCCACACGAAGGGCTTTAGGAGCGCgggtgggggagagagagagagagagagagagagaggggtaaGGGCAGTGGAGGCCCAGTTGGCAGGAGGGCTCCGACCACGCCCGCCACCAGCAGACCGTATATGCAGCCTTCGCCCAGTTTCCGGACACGTgccggtctctctctctctctctctctcaccggGACCACCACCTTCCACCGGCCTCGAATGCGCTTATCTCTCTAGATCGCTTTCTTGCTCACTCGCTCTCTTTCTCTGTCTCTAAAGAGGAGGGACGTCCAGCATGTCCGACGCCCCGTTAAACAAATTCAAACCCTAAGTTCCTCTCGTCTCCCCTTTCCTATAAATACTCCCCCTACCCCacattcctctctctcctctttgttTAATTTTCCAATGGCGACTCCAGCATTCCTCCTCTGGTCCTCCGctgccgccgcctcctcctcctcctcgcaaGAGAACAGAAACGACGGCGGCGCCTCCCAGAACGGACTCCCGCCCGCGCCGGATCCCATGGCCAAGGACTCCTCCCCGGCGAGGCCGAAGCCGAGGAAGGCCTCCAAGGCGGCGGCCCCCAAGCGCCCCCCTCAGCGAGGCCTCGGCGTAGCCCAGCTCGAGCGCCTCCGCCTCCAGGAGCGCTGGAAGAAGATCACCGAGATCGACCCCGCCCGCGAGGTCCATCCCTTCCCGGGCCAGCTTCCCGTCTACGAATACCCCGCCGCCGTCGCCCCTCTCGCCGCCTACGGCGCTCCGGTCCCCCCTCCCGCGcccgccgccgtcgccgcctaCGGCGCCGGTTGGGTGCAGTCGCCGGGGATGTGCTACATCCAGCGGTGCCGGCCGGCGAGCCCAGGACTGGGGGGTTACGGCGGTGGCGCCGTCTCCTCCGTCCGATCGGTGCTCCACGAGCAGTACTCGTTAGATCGGTACCGGATGGGGATGGGGAGTGGGGAGGGCCGGTTCCAGGTCGGGATTCCGCTTCCAGAGCCCCCTTCAAACCAAAAGATGCAGTGCTTCTCCGATCAGTGCGAGTTCTGTGCCCGGGTGAGCTCTCTTCTCCTTGTTCTCAACTCCAATCTACATTAGGGTTTCCATCTTTCTCTACCTTTCTTGACGTATTGCGATGGCGGTACACATCATGTAGAAGAAGCGTCTGTTCGGCGACAATCCAGGGTTCAGCGGAAACAACGGCGTGGATTACTTCGAGATGGATCTGGCCGCCGCTATGGCTGTTGATCAAGTGATCCTATGTCCTCGAAAAGCACACTTCCAATCTACTGTTCCATTAATGCATTCCCCTTGTTCGCTATTTTcgtttattatttttctcttttcttgaaaTGTAGGAATCGCAGGGCTTGTATGGATGCGGGCATAGAAGTGGGAAAGCGATGATGGAGAGCAGCGAGGTGATCAAGGAGTTCGACTTCTTCCCCCAGAGCCGGAGCGCGTCTTTGGGACATTCCGAGTTCGGTAATCGGACGGCTGgagatgcctcctcctcctcctcttcctccgccGCCGCTTCTCCCAGTTTTGTCGACCTCTCTCTTAAGCTCTCCGTCTAAAAGGAgcccctctcttctcttcttcagcttcttgttcttgttcttgTCGTTTCTGTtgttttgttcttgttcttgttttttttttttctccctaagCTCTAACTCTGGTGCTCCTTGTTCTCTATGTGATTAATGTCAGTAGCTTTTGATTTGCATTTGCTTAATTATGTTAATGaagtgattaattagttgcggCAGAAAATGGAAGATTTAGGAGGAGCGGCCGTACGGGAGAAGAAAGagctgaagagagagagagagagagagagcgggagaTCTTCTTATTCGTAATTAAGTACGAAGGGAGTGAATGAATCCAACTCTAGTCCCAGACCACGGTTATTAATTAGCATGTATGCAACGGTGCTAATAACAAACGGTAATAAAACTAACCGGAGTTTACTTTGGTTTCCTCTTTAATTAACCGGCAGGTTAGGTGAACGCGATAACACTCGCGGTAATGCTAAGAATTCGATAACCGCCTGATTGGTGGCTGTAAAAGAGTAACACTACTAGAGTAGTTAGTTTTCGTGAAAGGGAACGGCTGTGGGTTTCGGTGCAGGGAAAAAGGGCGAGAGGCTGTCCTTCCAATAATGTTACAATGTTCTTTAAAGCGAGCTTTTAACTGGTACGTGTTATCGTAATGGATATGAGCATTTGCAGGAGGTTTCCAAAATATTTGATACTTGAATAGTTTGATGCAACTGAGAAACGGGTGAAGCATTCTCTGAGTTCGCCTCATTTTAAGCCTGAGAGGGGTACAGCCAAAAAAGCTATGTACATGCAAAAGAGGTGGATGGAAAAGGTTAgagaccgagagagagagagagagagaggggatgtGTGGGAGCTGCAGGGGGTACGGAGGGTGTCGGAGCTTCTTAGATAAAAGGTGGAATAAATAACATTTCTTTAGAGCAGTACAAGCTCCACGCACttgtttcttctctcttctctctctgacCGCGTGGTTTTTTTGGGATGAGTCAGTTGGTCGGGGAGTGAGAGAGAGGCTCCTGGTTGCCTCCATTTTTTAATGAGATTGAGAGGATGCCTGTGTGTTCTTTCCTTAAATTTTACATCAAATGGTTAGGATATTGCAATCAGAATCCAGCTAAATGTACAAAACGTAGCTGCTAAGAGAGCGTAGTATGATGTACGGCAGTGGTGTCTTCGATGGGTTTGCTTCGTAACGAGGAATGT
Coding sequences:
- the LOC103696046 gene encoding uncharacterized protein LOC103696046 is translated as MATPAFLLWSSAAAASSSSSQENRNDGGASQNGLPPAPDPMAKDSSPARPKPRKASKAAAPKRPPQRGLGVAQLERLRLQERWKKITEIDPAREVHPFPGQLPVYEYPAAVAPLAAYGAPVPPPAPAAVAAYGAGWVQSPGMCYIQRCRPASPGLGGYGGGAVSSVRSVLHEQYSLDRYRMGMGSGEGRFQVGIPLPEPPSNQKMQCFSDQCEFCARKKRLFGDNPGFSGNNGVDYFEMDLAAAMAVDQESQGLYGCGHRSGKAMMESSEVIKEFDFFPQSRSASLGHSEFGNRTAGDASSSSSSSAAASPSFVDLSLKLSV